TCGCCGCAGAGGCGCAAGAGGAAAGCGCGGTCGAGGAGGTCGGCGTCGCTGCCGAGGGCCGCGACGGTGAAGGGGagcgcggaggcgccggagccggagagTGGGCGGTGGGAGGACGGAAGGGCGCGGGCGAAGGCGGAGATGCCGGAGCGGGAGGTGAAGGCGATCGCGGCGAAGGGGTCCAGGGCGCCGGGCAGGAGGAAGGGGCGGAGGCGGTCGGGGTCGTGCGGCTGGACGGCGACGGTGGGCACGGGGACcgggcgcgcgccgcgccgcgccgccgcaggagcgcGCCCAGGCGGCCGCCGtaggcgcctccgccgcccgtcTGCGGCGTCGTGAACGccacccggcggccggcgagcgacaGGGCGAGGCGCCGTGCCTGCACGGGTGTTGCTAATCTAGAGAAGGGATTATCCACTGCCTTCTGCGTTACGGGAGCACAGTGGATGAAATTTCAGACTTGTTGACCCAGGATCTGTTACATTTCCTCTGGTTTGTTCTCGGTTATCTGTGGTAACTGGATCGCAGGAAAGGGGAAGGAGAATGagtgagggtgtgtttagttggtgaatttttttggatttttctactagaattttcgtttttatttagtaattagtgtctaattatgtactaattagactcaaaagattcatctcatcatttctaACTAAATTgtgtaattttttaaaataatatttaatatttcatgcatgtgtccaaaaatttaaTGTGCCGGgaaatcttgaaattttttgggaactaaacagattCTGAGTGAATTGCAGATTTGGGAGGAAGCAGCCAAGACAATCCCAGTAATTacagttttttttataaaaaaataattattacagatttttttttacttgagAGGCAAGGCCCAAGGTCAATCCTTGCTCGCATTCGTTGCATGATGGGCCGCCCAGGTACAAGGCTCAAGGCCCACTCACCCCACACCGGTCGCCCGCCATTCCGCGCAATTGCCTGCCTGACGGTGTCAAATTGCGCGTACAACTATGTTGCCCACTTTGCCCTGCACGGTGTCAAATTGGCAAATTGCTGTTGAAAATATCCTCAtgagtttttcttttgctgttaTCCCAAAACTGGAGGTGTGTAGGTACCCATAAGTAAGAGACTTTTCTTGATTGGCGTGATGGTTGGTCGGGGAGGTTGTGAATGTCGTGCCAAATGGGACACCACGGCTGTCAAACCTCAGGATAttaggggtgtgtttagttcgcgaaaagtttgcgaaaaagttgttgtagcatatttcagttttatttggtaattattgtccaaccatggagtaattagtctaaaaaaattcgtctcgtcatttacaactaaactatgcaattagttatatttttaactatatttaatacaccatgcatgtatcgtaagattcgatgtgatgtgcgtcagtgaaaaattttgaaaatttttcgcgcaactaaacacagcctaggaTATGTTTGGTTCTCCTAGCGTAATTTGTGCTACTAGAGAATTTTGTATGTATGGGGTACtcaatgaaatctatttgtaaaatctctTTATGAATGGGTGTAGCTTTCCAcggcgaatctaatgacggtaattaattcataatcggctacaatgatgctacaatagtcatcctctaatcatgcggtcaaaagtttcattaaattcgtctcgcgaaatagcGCAAATATTGTGTACttagttttataaattatatttatttaatacctctaattaataGTCAAAATTTACTATAGTAGCTAGCGCTAGCTACTAAACCAAACAAGACCGTACCCAGTCCCAGTGATGATCGACATGGCTGGAACTGGAATCTATCTCACGCTGAGGTGAGAGCGTGTGAAAACGAAAACCTAGCGTGCCGTAGCTCCATTGCGGTCGTTTCCCGGACTTGTGCAGCAGCGAGTGTTTTCAATCTGATACCTGAAAGCCTGAAGGACATGTTCGAAGTCAGATATTTTtcgtttctcttttttcttttttgcgaaACCAATTTTCCTTTTCTCCACTCTAGCGTGTTCAGATTTGACACGGGAACTCTACAGGTAAGCACATCGCGGCGTCCCCAAAAAATAGTTGCAACGTGGCAGCCACAAAAATGTGTTGTTGTTTTTTCTTTGGTGAGGAAAAGGAAAGAGATGCGTCATTTCTTGCTTGTAAACGCTAAACTGCCGTCGCGTATTTAAGAAAATGCGTTTTCAGTTCCGACACAAAAAGGAATTGAAGAGCGAGTGATTGTTTGGTGCACTTCAtcgaaaaaaatttggaaacagATCGAGTTTGGGATGGTTACAAAACTTTCTAATGCGGTATCAAAACGCTTTCTGTTACGAAAAAAAAAACCACCTGCTTAGCTTAAGTGCACGCTGTACACAGAGGGAGCCGTTGCACGAATCTCAAGGACCGAGTCTCACTTGATGACAGTTAAAAAAGAAACTGAAAAGGTTAAAAAAAAATATCAGCGATCATAGAAGACACGAGACTGGCCTATCCTCCGGGCTCTGCCTCTGCTTATCCCGTTTGCTCGCCGGGCGCAAGCTCCTCCTCGGCTCCCGCGTAGGATTTTCGTAGCGGCAGCCAGCATGGGAGGCGCCGCCATCTCGAGCCACGGCCTCTCCTGCGCTCCCCCGGCCGCCGTCCCGCTGAACCCACGGGCGCGGCGCgcttccgccgccggccaccggagcAGCGCCCAGCTGCTCCTGAGGAGCGACCTCCCGGCGCCCGCCGTCCTTTGCCGAGCTCGCTCGCagtcttcttcctcgtctaaTGTGGTGAGTACCGGGGGGAGGTAGCTCCGGCCGCCGGTTCTTGTCTTGTGCTAAGGCAGCTGCTCATGTGCCAGTTGTACGGTTGTTCTAATCCCTCTGGGTTCTCTGTTGATCGAGTAGAACTTTGGGAGAGGGGACGATGCTGACAAGCTGCTCGAGGATTTGCTCAAACAGCACGGCGAGGTGGTGTACAGCTCAGGAGGCTCACCGTCCCCGGCCGTCGaggccgacgacgacgccgagtGCTTGTCCTGTACGTGCCTCCCCGCTCTCTCCCCATCGCATCTCCTGATGCTTGTCTGTGCTGTCGCCAGTCTGTGTGTTGTGTCATTGTGTGCCGATCTCCTTCGAGTTAGCAGATGATCGAAGGACAAGGAGGGATTGGTTGTTAATTGGAAAGAATTTGGGGATAGCTGTTAGCACAACTGCACAAGCACGGGACTGTGGGAAGGAGACGATTTGGGGGAGAATTTATCTGTGCTTTCATTTCATTGATGCCGTGCCTCAACGGCCCTTCCCAGTTTAAGCAAGATTCTGCCCAGTGGGCCTCACGCACACCGTCATATAGTTTCACTTACATCTGACCCCCAAACTATTACGTTTCGAATCCCTCTTGCCTATTCATCCAGACGCACCACGGTTTCATTTTTGCCAAACAAAAATGTTTAGAAAGTAGTATTGTTCGGAGGCCAGAGGCTGGGTTAGCCTCCAGGTTCATAGAAAATAGTATTGTTACCCAGTGGCCAGAACCGAAATGATGCTAAAGTACACACCCAGCTAGTGAACCAAGCCATAGACATAAAAGATTGCAAATTTGATCCAAGCATGCACCCTGTTAAATTGTGACCCTGCCTAGTGCAGTGCAACTATTAAATTGCGACCCTGCCTAATGCAGTGTAACTATGAATTGCATGGTTGCATAATATTGTTCTTCATATTACCAGGCACTCACAGATTGTTAAAAAAATCATTTCTACTGTTAATGTTTTGTTATAAAGGTTAAACCCAATCattatttactttattttcaGTTGCTGTCTCCCTGGCTAAAGTTGCAAGCGAGATAAAGGCTGCTGACATTCGTGTGCTTTGTGTGAAGCGGCTTGTTTACTGGACTAGGTTCTTCATCATTCTCACTGCCTTCTCAAATGCTCAGATTGATGCTATCAGGTACCAATTGAGTTTTCTCTTGCTGAATGTCAGGACTCAAAACTCAAGATTATTTAACAACTTGCTCATGGAACCTTTACTGAATGAGAACTTGAAAGTGCATTACTTGCACAGCTCAGGTTGACATGGAATTGTGCTTTTACCTTGTAGTTCCAAGATGAGAGATATTGGTGAGAAGCAGTTTAGCAAAGTTGCATCTGGTGATACGAAACCAAATTCTTGGACCTTACTGGACTTCGGCAAGTCTCTGTTTTCCTGATATGTTTAGCTTTACTCatttcatattgccaacatctACTACAAGATCTAATTATttgttttgaaagaaaaaatctTAAATGCATTATGCATCGGATATAGAGTAGCTCCCTGACTGCGGAATTGCAAAACAGCTCCTATTTTATCACTG
This portion of the Panicum virgatum strain AP13 chromosome 2N, P.virgatum_v5, whole genome shotgun sequence genome encodes:
- the LOC120661110 gene encoding protein Iojap, chloroplastic; protein product: MGGAAISSHGLSCAPPAAVPLNPRARRASAAGHRSSAQLLLRSDLPAPAVLCRARSQSSSSSNVNFGRGDDADKLLEDLLKQHGEVVYSSGGSPSPAVEADDDAECLSFAVSLAKVASEIKAADIRVLCVKRLVYWTRFFIILTAFSNAQIDAISSKMRDIGEKQFSKVASGDTKPNSWTLLDFGDVVVHIFLPQQRAFYNLEEFYGNATPMELPFDTQVQ